A stretch of Amycolatopsis balhimycina FH 1894 DNA encodes these proteins:
- a CDS encoding GMC family oxidoreductase, with amino-acid sequence MAKRAARGDEADYVVVGSGSSGAAIAGRLAQSGASVIVLEAGKSDDQLLVKKPGLVGPMHAVPQLKKPLDWGFYGVPQKHVLDRRMPVPRGRVVGGSSSINGMVYVRGNRANFDSWAAEGNTGWDADSVNAAYKRIEDFEDGENAFRGAGGPIRVTRAKNPQEGSLQFVDATADALGCKILDDYNAESQEGVSRMQQNAADGLRYSASRGYLHDLASPTLQLQDRVLVEKVLIENGRAVGVEVLDGRRRRTIRAGKEVILSAGVIGSAQLLMLSGIGHAEHLKDHGIDVVADLPVGDNMHDHMFHALTFHVTTSKNKGTAPYFARGLARELLRPGTTFLANSVFEAVAFLRTSQAGKIPDLQLHLLPWAYVSPNQDAPIRHDVDKRPALTVLTTLIYPKSRGTLRLASADPAAAPLIDFQYLSDPADLELLGEGSEMAREIFASKAFKGAVKEEIHPGAKLRGQDLRDAILNRATSVYHGVGTCRMGVDELAVVGPDLRVRGVEGLRVCDASIMPSITGGNTNAPCVMIGEMGAQLVLGSRP; translated from the coding sequence ATGGCGAAAAGGGCGGCGCGCGGCGACGAGGCCGACTACGTCGTCGTCGGGTCGGGGAGCTCCGGGGCGGCGATCGCGGGGCGGCTCGCACAGTCCGGGGCCAGCGTGATCGTGCTGGAAGCCGGCAAGAGCGACGACCAGCTGCTGGTCAAGAAGCCCGGCCTGGTCGGGCCGATGCACGCGGTGCCGCAGCTCAAGAAACCGCTCGACTGGGGCTTCTACGGCGTGCCGCAGAAACACGTTCTCGATCGGCGGATGCCGGTGCCGCGCGGCCGGGTCGTCGGCGGCTCCAGCTCCATCAACGGCATGGTCTACGTCCGCGGCAACCGCGCCAACTTCGACTCGTGGGCCGCCGAGGGCAACACCGGCTGGGACGCCGACAGCGTGAACGCCGCCTACAAGCGGATCGAGGACTTCGAAGACGGCGAGAACGCCTTCCGCGGCGCGGGCGGGCCGATCCGGGTCACCCGCGCGAAGAACCCGCAGGAAGGCTCGCTGCAGTTCGTCGACGCCACCGCCGACGCGCTCGGCTGCAAGATCCTCGACGACTACAACGCCGAGTCCCAAGAAGGCGTCAGCCGGATGCAGCAGAACGCCGCCGACGGCCTGCGCTACAGCGCCTCGCGCGGCTACCTCCACGACCTCGCGTCCCCGACGCTGCAGCTGCAAGACCGGGTGCTGGTCGAGAAGGTGCTGATCGAAAACGGCCGCGCCGTCGGTGTCGAGGTCCTCGACGGACGCCGTCGTCGCACCATCCGCGCCGGCAAGGAGGTCATCCTCTCCGCCGGCGTCATCGGCTCGGCCCAGCTGCTCATGCTGTCCGGCATCGGCCACGCCGAGCACCTCAAGGACCACGGCATCGACGTCGTCGCCGACCTGCCCGTCGGCGACAACATGCACGACCACATGTTCCACGCCCTGACGTTCCACGTGACGACCAGCAAGAACAAGGGCACGGCGCCGTACTTCGCCCGCGGGCTGGCCAGGGAGCTGCTGCGGCCCGGCACCACGTTCCTGGCGAACTCGGTCTTCGAGGCGGTCGCGTTCCTGCGGACCTCGCAGGCCGGGAAGATTCCCGACCTGCAGCTGCACCTGCTGCCGTGGGCCTACGTTTCGCCCAACCAGGACGCGCCGATCCGGCACGACGTCGACAAGCGGCCCGCGCTCACCGTGCTGACCACCCTGATCTACCCGAAGAGCCGCGGCACGCTGCGGCTCGCCTCGGCCGATCCCGCCGCGGCCCCGCTCATCGACTTCCAGTACCTGTCCGACCCGGCCGACCTCGAGCTGCTCGGCGAGGGCTCGGAGATGGCGCGCGAGATCTTCGCGTCGAAGGCGTTCAAGGGCGCGGTCAAGGAAGAGATCCACCCGGGCGCGAAGCTGCGGGGGCAGGACCTGCGTGACGCGATCCTGAACCGCGCGACGTCGGTCTACCACGGCGTCGGCACGTGCCGGATGGGCGTCGACGAGCTCGCGGTCGTCGGCCCGGACCTGCGCGTGCGCGGCGTCGAGGGCCTGCGGGTCTGCGACGCCTCGATCATGCCGTCCATCACCGGCGGCAACACCAACGCGCCCTGCGTCATGATCGGCGAAATGGGCGCCCAGCTCGTCCTCGGGAGCAGGCCGTGA
- a CDS encoding succinic semialdehyde dehydrogenase, which translates to MTLTPLELTRPASVTDAFLAQLVSRVPGSSGATWKLTEVYTGDVLVELPQSTPEDIERAFAVAREAQRKWAATPVKERLAVFKRAHTLFVDRARTVADLIQVESGKNRRMAIEETCDPPMVMGHYLKRAAKLLAPTKRGGPVPLLTNSTEVRLPKGVVGIIAPWNFPFATGVSDAIPALMAGNAVVLKPDNKTALSPLYGVRLLEEAGLPEGLFQVVCGEGPDVGPTLIDHADYVMFTGSTATGRVIGERAGRNLIGCCLELGGKNPMIVLEDASLAEAVQGAIFGAFGNTGQICMHIERIYLPESRYEEFKTAFVAAASALDVRAAYDFGPDMGSLVSVDHMRRVKSHVDDAVAKGATVLCGGKPRPDLGPAFFEPTILEGVTKDMDCGVTETFGPVVALHKYRTVDEAVALANDTDYGLNASVWSTDVTAARALAARIESGNVNVNDILATAYAAKGTPSGGVKNSGVGARHGDQGLLKYTDVQNLAVLKKQVMGPRPGQGYEKYVESMLSGLKLMRKLRIR; encoded by the coding sequence GTGACCCTCACCCCGCTCGAACTCACCCGTCCGGCGTCCGTCACCGACGCTTTCCTGGCGCAGCTGGTGTCCCGCGTGCCGGGTTCGTCCGGCGCGACCTGGAAGCTGACCGAGGTCTACACCGGAGACGTGCTCGTCGAGCTGCCGCAGTCGACGCCGGAGGACATCGAGCGGGCGTTCGCCGTCGCGCGCGAGGCCCAGCGGAAGTGGGCGGCCACGCCGGTCAAGGAACGGCTGGCGGTGTTCAAGCGGGCGCACACGCTGTTCGTCGACCGGGCGCGGACCGTCGCCGACCTCATCCAGGTGGAGAGCGGCAAGAACCGGCGGATGGCGATCGAGGAGACCTGCGACCCGCCGATGGTGATGGGCCACTACCTGAAGCGGGCGGCGAAGCTGCTGGCGCCGACGAAGCGCGGCGGCCCGGTGCCGCTGCTGACGAACTCGACCGAGGTCCGGCTGCCCAAGGGAGTCGTCGGCATCATCGCGCCGTGGAACTTCCCGTTCGCCACCGGCGTTTCCGACGCGATCCCGGCGCTGATGGCCGGCAACGCGGTCGTGCTGAAACCGGACAACAAAACGGCGCTCTCACCGCTCTACGGGGTTCGGCTGCTGGAGGAAGCGGGGCTGCCGGAAGGGTTGTTCCAGGTGGTGTGCGGCGAGGGGCCCGACGTCGGACCCACGCTGATCGACCACGCCGACTACGTGATGTTCACCGGCTCGACGGCCACCGGGCGGGTGATCGGCGAGCGGGCGGGACGCAACCTGATCGGCTGCTGCCTGGAGCTCGGCGGCAAGAACCCGATGATCGTGCTGGAGGACGCTTCGCTGGCCGAAGCCGTGCAGGGCGCGATCTTCGGTGCGTTCGGCAACACGGGCCAGATCTGCATGCACATCGAGCGGATCTACCTGCCGGAGTCCCGGTACGAGGAGTTCAAGACGGCGTTCGTGGCGGCGGCGTCGGCCCTCGACGTCCGCGCGGCCTACGACTTCGGCCCCGACATGGGCTCGCTGGTCTCGGTGGACCACATGCGCCGGGTGAAGTCCCATGTGGACGATGCGGTCGCCAAGGGTGCCACGGTGTTGTGCGGCGGCAAGCCGCGGCCCGACCTCGGCCCGGCCTTCTTCGAGCCGACGATCCTCGAGGGTGTCACGAAGGACATGGACTGCGGCGTGACGGAGACCTTCGGTCCGGTGGTGGCACTGCACAAGTACCGCACGGTCGACGAAGCGGTGGCGCTGGCCAACGACACGGACTACGGCCTGAACGCCTCGGTCTGGAGCACCGACGTCACGGCGGCCCGCGCGCTGGCGGCCCGGATCGAGTCCGGCAACGTGAACGTGAACGACATCCTCGCGACCGCGTACGCGGCGAAGGGGACGCCGTCCGGCGGGGTGAAGAACTCCGGAGTCGGTGCGCGGCACGGTGATCAGGGACTGCTCAAGTACACGGACGTGCAGAACCTGGCCGTGCTGAAGAAGCAGGTGATGGGACCGCGGCCGGGGCAGGGGTACGAGAAGTACGTCGAGAGCATGCTTTCCGGGCTGAAGCTGATGCGGAAGCTGCGGATCCGGTAA
- a CDS encoding phospholipase D-like domain-containing protein — protein MNAFLDKVDERLGDGLESVLCAHHRRRLHRLGWGAVLDPGGAHDPLGGRAPVRDGNRVEVLIDGEESLPAVADAIRRAKSHVHIANWHASADFRLTREPGSPTLRQLLAEAAGRGVQVRVLLWAGPPFPAFQPSRKLARSERRKFTDGTDVRCVLDARERTMHCHHEKLVIVDDAVAFVGGVDLTALEGDRHDSPDHPPRPIGWHDLMARLDGPVVADVADHFRRRWSEVAGEDLPASAVPEPVGGSRVQLLRTVPNDTYDFLPKGEFTVLDGYLRALRSARRLIYLENQFLWSPEIAEVLLDKLRNPPSDEFRVVLLLPRKPSNGSDTTRGQLGRLLDADDGNQRLLATTISAHDGDSAAPVYVHAKLGIVDDSWLTVGSANLNEHSLFNDTEVNIATDDPSVVRATRLRLWAEHLGRPVSELEDRDPADVVDNLWRPLAEEQAERERRGEQRTHRLVLLPGVSRRAGRLQGPLRGLLVDG, from the coding sequence GTGAATGCTTTCCTGGACAAGGTGGACGAGCGGCTGGGCGACGGGCTGGAGAGCGTCCTGTGCGCCCACCACCGGCGGCGGCTGCACCGGCTCGGCTGGGGTGCCGTGCTCGACCCTGGCGGCGCGCACGACCCGCTCGGCGGCCGGGCTCCCGTCCGGGACGGCAACCGCGTCGAGGTGCTGATCGACGGCGAGGAGTCGCTGCCCGCCGTGGCGGACGCCATCCGGCGGGCGAAATCGCACGTGCACATCGCCAACTGGCACGCGAGCGCCGACTTCCGGCTGACGCGCGAGCCCGGCTCCCCCACCTTGCGTCAGCTGCTCGCCGAGGCCGCCGGGCGCGGCGTCCAGGTCCGGGTCCTGCTGTGGGCCGGGCCGCCCTTTCCGGCGTTCCAGCCGTCGCGGAAGCTGGCACGGTCCGAGCGGCGGAAGTTCACCGACGGCACCGACGTGCGCTGCGTGCTCGACGCCCGCGAGCGGACGATGCACTGCCACCACGAGAAGCTGGTGATCGTCGATGACGCCGTCGCGTTCGTCGGCGGGGTGGACCTCACCGCGCTGGAGGGCGACCGGCACGACAGCCCGGACCACCCGCCGCGGCCGATCGGGTGGCACGACCTGATGGCGCGGCTCGACGGACCGGTCGTCGCCGACGTCGCCGACCACTTCCGCCGCCGGTGGAGCGAGGTGGCGGGCGAGGACCTGCCGGCGTCCGCGGTGCCGGAACCGGTGGGCGGCAGCCGCGTCCAGCTGCTGCGGACGGTGCCGAACGACACCTACGACTTCCTGCCGAAGGGCGAGTTCACCGTCCTGGACGGCTACCTCCGGGCGCTGCGCTCGGCGCGGCGGCTGATCTACCTGGAGAACCAGTTCCTGTGGTCGCCGGAGATCGCCGAGGTGCTGCTGGACAAGCTCCGCAACCCGCCGTCCGACGAGTTCCGTGTGGTCCTGCTGCTGCCCCGCAAGCCGAGCAACGGCTCCGACACCACCCGCGGCCAGCTGGGCCGGTTGCTCGACGCGGACGACGGGAACCAGCGGCTGCTGGCCACGACGATCAGCGCCCACGACGGTGACTCGGCGGCCCCGGTGTACGTCCACGCGAAGCTCGGCATCGTGGACGACTCGTGGTTGACCGTGGGCTCGGCGAACCTGAACGAGCATTCGCTGTTCAACGACACCGAGGTCAACATCGCCACCGACGACCCGTCCGTGGTCCGCGCGACCCGGCTGCGATTGTGGGCCGAGCACCTGGGACGTCCGGTCTCGGAACTCGAAGACCGGGACCCGGCGGATGTGGTCGACAACCTGTGGCGGCCGCTGGCCGAGGAACAGGCCGAGCGGGAACGCCGCGGTGAGCAGCGGACCCACCGGCTGGTGCTGCTGCCGGGGGTTTCGCGGCGGGCGGGCCGGCTGCAGGGACCGTTGCGAGGGCTGCTGGTGGACGGCTGA
- a CDS encoding PDR/VanB family oxidoreductase — protein MALDLLVDRKEKLADGVVRLTLRAPGGEPLPSWEPGAHVDLLLPGLVRQYSLCGDPGDTSVYQVAVLREPDGRGGSAYVHDALADGDRVEVDGPRNHFALVDAERYLFIAGGIGITPILPMLDRVARSGRDWQLVYGGRTRASMAFTSDLASYGDRVRFRPQDEQGLLDLPTLLATADPGTAVYCCGPEPLLAAVEALEPGNLHVERFTAQLDDGPRTAFEVELAGSGRVLPVPADRSILEVVEEAGVTVLSSCREGTCGTCETGVLGGEPDHRDSVLTEAERLENEVMMLCVSRACSPRLVLDL, from the coding sequence ATGGCTCTCGATCTTTTGGTGGACCGCAAGGAAAAGCTGGCCGACGGCGTCGTCCGGCTCACCCTCCGCGCGCCCGGCGGCGAGCCGCTGCCGTCGTGGGAGCCGGGGGCCCACGTCGACCTCCTGCTGCCCGGCTTGGTGCGGCAGTACTCGCTGTGCGGCGATCCCGGGGACACGTCGGTGTACCAGGTGGCGGTGCTGCGGGAGCCCGACGGCCGCGGCGGCTCGGCGTACGTCCACGACGCACTGGCCGACGGGGACCGCGTCGAGGTGGACGGCCCGCGCAACCACTTCGCCCTCGTCGACGCCGAGCGATACCTGTTCATCGCCGGCGGCATCGGCATCACTCCGATCCTGCCGATGCTCGACCGGGTCGCTCGCTCGGGCCGCGACTGGCAGCTGGTGTACGGCGGCCGTACTCGCGCGTCGATGGCGTTCACGTCCGACCTGGCTTCTTACGGCGACCGGGTGAGGTTCCGGCCCCAGGACGAACAAGGCCTGCTGGACCTCCCGACGCTCCTGGCCACGGCAGATCCGGGCACGGCGGTGTACTGCTGCGGCCCGGAACCGCTGCTGGCCGCGGTGGAGGCCCTCGAACCGGGCAACCTGCACGTCGAGCGCTTCACCGCTCAGCTCGATGATGGTCCGCGCACGGCGTTCGAGGTCGAGCTGGCCGGGTCGGGCCGGGTGCTGCCGGTGCCCGCGGACCGATCGATCCTCGAGGTGGTCGAGGAAGCCGGGGTGACGGTGCTGTCGTCGTGCCGCGAGGGCACGTGCGGCACCTGCGAAACCGGCGTCCTCGGCGGCGAACCGGACCACCGCGACTCGGTGCTGACCGAGGCCGAGCGGCTGGAGAACGAAGTGATGATGCTCTGCGTGTCGCGCGCCTGCTCCCCGCGGCTGGTGCTCGACCTCTGA
- a CDS encoding aromatic ring-hydroxylating dioxygenase subunit alpha, with product MSAFPRDQWYVAAYGSEIGQELFSRTICGEPILFWRTRDGSVTAMADRCVHRRFPLSQAPSRLVDDQVICGYHGFTYGVDGKCVAVPGQTRVPRTARLTHYPLVEQDSFVWVFIGDPSKADAAAIPRAPWLDSPDYTTVCGMEPLKARYSLLVDNLLDLSHETYLHGGYIGTPEVAETPITTEVDDEAGVVYVSRHMADAACPPFYAKSTGLEGRIARWQDIEYTPPCLYKLHSRIAPVGSVPNPDGSDPDAFHVEVVYAITPETEHSTHDFWAVARDFALDDEGVSAFLAENNRTVVLQDVEALDVLEQVIATEPDGYQELSINIDTGGLAARRMLQRMAAPVTP from the coding sequence ATGAGCGCCTTCCCCCGCGACCAGTGGTACGTCGCCGCCTACGGCTCCGAGATCGGCCAGGAACTCTTCAGCCGCACCATCTGCGGGGAACCGATCCTGTTCTGGCGGACCCGCGACGGGAGCGTCACCGCGATGGCCGACCGGTGCGTGCACCGGCGGTTCCCGTTGTCGCAGGCGCCGTCCCGGCTGGTCGACGACCAGGTCATTTGTGGCTACCACGGCTTCACCTACGGCGTCGACGGCAAGTGCGTCGCCGTGCCCGGGCAGACGCGGGTGCCGCGGACCGCGCGGCTGACGCACTACCCGCTGGTGGAGCAGGACTCCTTCGTCTGGGTGTTCATCGGCGACCCTTCGAAGGCCGACGCGGCGGCGATTCCGCGGGCGCCCTGGCTCGACTCGCCGGACTACACCACGGTCTGCGGGATGGAACCGCTCAAGGCGCGGTATTCGCTACTGGTGGACAACCTGCTGGACCTGTCCCACGAGACCTACCTGCACGGCGGCTACATCGGCACCCCCGAGGTCGCCGAAACGCCGATCACGACCGAAGTCGACGACGAAGCCGGCGTCGTCTACGTCTCGCGGCACATGGCCGACGCGGCGTGCCCGCCCTTCTACGCCAAGTCGACCGGCCTCGAGGGCCGCATCGCGCGCTGGCAGGACATCGAGTACACGCCGCCGTGCCTGTACAAGCTGCACAGCCGCATCGCGCCGGTCGGGTCCGTGCCGAACCCGGACGGCAGCGACCCGGACGCCTTCCACGTCGAGGTCGTCTACGCCATCACGCCGGAAACCGAGCACTCCACACACGACTTCTGGGCGGTGGCCCGGGACTTCGCGCTCGACGACGAGGGCGTGTCGGCCTTCCTCGCCGAGAACAACCGCACCGTGGTGCTGCAGGACGTCGAAGCACTCGACGTCCTCGAGCAGGTCATCGCCACCGAACCGGACGGCTACCAGGAACTGTCGATCAACATCGACACCGGCGGTCTCGCGGCCCGCCGGATGCTGCAGCGGATGGCTGCGCCGGTGACGCCGTGA
- a CDS encoding IclR family transcriptional regulator yields MPHRGRVPGATGPVLGRALRVLEAFSPDRPALRLSDVARRAGIPAATAHRLLREFCEWGALERDEVGIYRVGLRLWELGSLAPRGLGLRELALPFLEDLSQITRENVQLAVREGTEVVYIERIAGTGAVPVLTRVGGRFALTATGVGLVLLAHAPAEVQEDVLGRPIEGYTSETVTDPDRLRHMLADVRTHGFSISERQVTLDALSVGAPILDSRGQVVAAVSLVVRYGSASPHALAPLVMTSARAISRALSIL; encoded by the coding sequence TTGCCCCATCGAGGTCGCGTTCCCGGCGCCACCGGGCCGGTGCTGGGCCGCGCGCTGCGGGTCCTCGAAGCGTTCTCCCCGGACCGGCCGGCGCTGCGGCTGAGCGACGTCGCGCGCCGGGCCGGGATCCCGGCCGCGACCGCGCACCGGCTGCTGCGGGAGTTCTGCGAGTGGGGCGCGCTCGAACGGGACGAAGTGGGCATCTACCGCGTCGGGCTGCGGCTGTGGGAACTCGGGTCGCTCGCGCCGCGGGGACTGGGCCTGCGGGAGCTCGCCCTGCCGTTCCTGGAGGACCTCTCGCAGATCACCCGGGAGAACGTCCAGCTCGCGGTCCGCGAGGGCACCGAAGTGGTGTACATCGAGCGGATCGCGGGCACCGGGGCCGTGCCCGTGCTGACCCGCGTCGGCGGGCGGTTCGCGCTGACCGCGACGGGCGTCGGGCTCGTCCTGCTCGCCCACGCCCCCGCCGAGGTGCAGGAGGACGTCCTCGGCCGCCCGATCGAGGGGTACACCAGCGAAACCGTGACCGATCCGGACCGGCTGCGCCACATGCTGGCCGACGTGCGCACCCACGGGTTCTCGATCAGCGAGCGCCAGGTGACCCTCGACGCGTTGTCGGTCGGCGCGCCGATCCTCGACTCGCGCGGCCAGGTCGTCGCGGCCGTGTCGCTCGTCGTGCGGTACGGCAGCGCGTCGCCGCACGCGCTCGCTCCGCTGGTGATGACCAGCGCCCGGGCGATCTCCCGCGCGCTTTCCATCTTATGA
- a CDS encoding acyl-ACP desaturase has product MPVPETTRLLHELEGTVEENLNRHLAAAQEWMPHEYVPWSQGRDFAELGGEAWDPEQSRVTPIARTALEVNLLTEDNLPSYHREIERAFGRDGAWGTWVHRWTAEEGRHGICIRDYLLVTRAVDPVELERMRMETMQAGYDTGDKPLLNVCAYVSFQELATRLSHRNTGRYTQDPLAERLLARVSTDENLHMVFYRNLVKAALEISPDAMMRAITDEVLNFAMPGAVIPSFARKAALMAKAGIYDLRIHHDDVVQPLLRYWKVFDLTGLGAVGEAAREELATFIKGLDTQASRFEERRDATAARRAARGIVDL; this is encoded by the coding sequence ATGCCGGTTCCCGAAACCACCCGTCTCCTGCACGAACTGGAAGGCACGGTCGAAGAGAACCTCAACCGGCACCTCGCCGCCGCCCAGGAGTGGATGCCGCACGAGTACGTCCCCTGGAGCCAGGGGCGCGACTTCGCCGAGCTCGGCGGGGAGGCGTGGGACCCGGAGCAGTCCCGGGTGACCCCGATCGCGCGGACGGCGCTGGAAGTCAACCTGCTCACCGAGGACAACCTGCCCAGCTACCACCGCGAGATCGAGCGCGCGTTCGGCCGCGACGGGGCGTGGGGCACCTGGGTGCACCGGTGGACGGCCGAAGAGGGCCGCCACGGCATCTGCATCCGCGACTACCTGCTGGTCACCCGCGCCGTCGACCCCGTCGAGCTGGAGCGCATGCGGATGGAGACCATGCAGGCGGGCTACGACACCGGCGACAAGCCGCTGCTGAACGTCTGCGCGTACGTCTCGTTCCAGGAACTGGCGACCCGGCTTTCGCACCGCAACACCGGCCGCTACACCCAGGACCCGCTGGCCGAGCGGCTGCTGGCCCGGGTGTCCACGGACGAGAACCTGCACATGGTCTTCTACCGCAACCTCGTCAAGGCGGCGCTGGAGATCTCGCCGGACGCCATGATGCGCGCGATCACCGACGAGGTGCTCAACTTCGCGATGCCGGGCGCGGTGATCCCGAGCTTCGCGCGCAAGGCGGCGCTGATGGCCAAGGCCGGCATCTACGACCTGCGGATCCACCACGACGACGTCGTCCAGCCGCTGCTGCGCTACTGGAAGGTCTTCGACCTGACCGGCCTCGGCGCGGTCGGGGAAGCCGCGCGGGAAGAGCTCGCGACGTTCATCAAGGGACTCGACACCCAGGCGTCCCGGTTCGAGGAACGCCGGGACGCCACCGCCGCGCGCCGGGCGGCGCGGGGCATAGTGGACCTCTGA